One Phycisphaerae bacterium RAS2 DNA window includes the following coding sequences:
- the msrB gene encoding Peptide methionine sulfoxide reductase MsrB, translated as MARNMAIVDSGDWIHYVLIGAAALVGCDAKSPPTPVGQPVAEQTSGRMEMEKDAGRDTMPETGKQATGADPINKSDEQWKASLTPEQYYVTRQKGTERAFTGQYWNHHEKGVYRCVCCGEMLFQSNDKFDSGCGWPSFDAPAEAKVILEAEDRTHGMVRTEVMCKKCGAHLGHLFDDGPTETGMRYCINSASLKFEGKK; from the coding sequence GTGGCGAGGAACATGGCGATTGTGGACAGCGGCGATTGGATTCACTATGTGTTGATCGGCGCGGCGGCATTGGTTGGGTGTGATGCGAAGTCGCCGCCGACGCCCGTCGGCCAACCGGTCGCCGAGCAGACCAGCGGGAGGATGGAAATGGAAAAAGACGCGGGGCGCGACACGATGCCCGAAACCGGCAAGCAGGCCACCGGGGCCGACCCCATCAACAAGTCTGATGAGCAGTGGAAAGCGTCGCTGACCCCGGAGCAGTACTACGTCACTCGGCAGAAGGGGACGGAGCGGGCGTTCACCGGGCAATATTGGAATCATCATGAGAAGGGCGTCTATCGCTGCGTCTGCTGCGGCGAGATGCTTTTCCAGTCGAACGACAAGTTTGATTCCGGTTGCGGTTGGCCGAGCTTTGATGCTCCGGCCGAAGCGAAAGTGATCCTCGAAGCGGAGGATCGCACTCACGGCATGGTTCGGACCGAGGTGATGTGCAAGAAGTGCGGGGCGCACCTCGGGCACTTGTTCGATGACGGTCCGACCGAAACCGGCATGCGTTATTGCATCAATTCGGCGTCGCTGAAGTTCGAAGGAAAGAAGTAG
- the rpsG gene encoding 30S ribosomal protein S7: MAFKKWTRSGEQLKGDPKYNSRLASKFINCMMWSGKKSVAQKIFYDALDRVSEKIKDTPPIQIFEQAIQNVRPNIQIRSKRVGGSNYQVPMAVNPRRSQSLAIRWILDAARGKKGRPMHEKLAAEFLDAFNRTGAAITTRENVHKMADANKAFAHFAW, from the coding sequence ATGGCGTTCAAGAAGTGGACTCGTTCGGGGGAGCAGCTCAAAGGCGATCCGAAATACAACAGCCGTCTGGCCTCCAAATTCATCAATTGCATGATGTGGAGCGGCAAGAAGTCGGTCGCGCAGAAGATTTTCTATGACGCGCTGGACCGCGTCAGCGAAAAGATCAAGGACACGCCGCCGATTCAGATCTTCGAACAGGCGATCCAGAACGTCCGCCCCAACATCCAGATTCGCAGCAAGCGCGTCGGCGGCAGCAACTACCAGGTTCCGATGGCCGTCAATCCGCGACGCAGCCAGTCGCTGGCCATTCGCTGGATTCTCGATGCGGCCCGCGGCAAGAAGGGCCGGCCGATGCACGAAAAGCTCGCGGCCGAATTCCTCGACGCCTTCAATCGCACCGGCGCCGCCATCACGACGCGCGAAAACGTGCACAAAATGGCTGACGCCAACAAAGCCTTTGCCCACTTTGCGTGGTAA
- the rpoC gene encoding DNA-directed RNA polymerase subunit beta' — protein MAENVYDRVNDYGAVKISLASPNDIRSWSYGEVRKPETINYRTYRAEKDGLFCERIFGPERDWECFCGKYKGTKHKGMICDRCGVKVTHSRVRRKRMGHINLAAPIVHIWFFKAMPSRLGALLDMKTSDLEKIVYFQDYVVTDPKDTQLKLGQVLSEEDYRSAIEKYGDDFDAQIGAEAVKTLLSRMDLKTLSVQLREDIANTNSKQKIKDLSKRLKIVESLRNSINDPTWMVMDVIPVIPPDLRPLVLLDSGNFATSDLNDLYRRIINRNNRLKKLIDLNAPEVIIRNEKRMLQQAVDALFDNGRCRRPVLGSSNRPLKSLTDMIKGKQGRFRENLLGKRVDYSARSVIVVGPELKLHQCGLPKKIALELYQPFIIRRLKERGLADTIKSAKKMLERRDQEIWDILESVIYQHPVLLNRAPTLHRMGIQAFEPVLVEGNAIKIHPLVCKGFNADFDGDQMAVHLPLSIEAQVEAHVLMMATNNIFSPASGSPIMSPSQDIVMGIFYLTCDHATEATQKPRRTFMTPTEAFLAYELGKVSIHEAIRVRVERTRMVEGQKKMPIDMPKDRIITTTVGRLIFNDILPTQMPFYNYPLTGKGSGRVIADCYALLGRGETIDLLDRIKELGFKRSTLAGLSFGLNDMRIPDRKKGIIEEAQKKVDRITRAFQGGAITDMERYNALIDIWVHVREAVTEAMMADLKADFRTPDGKYAKSSDEGAKKYLNPIYLMTDSGARGSVDQIRQLAGMRALMAKPSGEIIETPIKANFREGLSVLEYFSSTHGARKGLADTALKTADSGYLTRKLADVAQNVIVSCHDCNTIHGITKGVLYKGEEVDIALAESIVGRVARDTIRHPVTDEIIVRENDVITGEIARRIESQPAEGGLGLEKVRVRSPLTCDAGQGVCALCYGIDMSTGKLVERGMAVGIIGAQSIGEPGTQLTMRTFHTGGVASRSVIESEIKCSVGGRVQFHDLKAVEMEDPETKEMHLVVLKRNGEISIVDEKSRELERHKIPYGARVFVRDGGEVKARSTLVQWDPHLTPILAEASGFIRFQDVIEGETVRLESEGKASKYVVVEHRGDKNPQVVIEDKDGKIIEYHYLPAKARIEVTEKQEVKAGWLLARRPRELAGTQDITGGLPRVTEIFEARKPKEPAVMAEISGTIEIRSDKRRGKMTIVVKPDTKELEPRDHHVPQDKHLLVHAGDRVEAGDPLCDGPLVPHDILTIKGEEALHQYLLHEVQSVYRSQNVSINDKHIETIIRQMLRKLKVDQPGDSNLLPSEVVDKFRFRTENQRLAKSVRIKDPGDSKFHEGQIVSREELNKINDDLEASGKAPAKGGKPRPATASAVLLGITKAALQSESFISAASFQETTKVLTEAALGSAIDRLTGLKENVILGHLIPAGTAFKSFQEMNVEILGEPIAEPQMPVRMPELIGGPNPDDLEGAREELARVVSKASAPLEGIQGMGEGGTGASTAVEQNEP, from the coding sequence ATGGCTGAAAATGTTTACGATCGCGTAAACGACTACGGTGCGGTGAAAATCTCCCTGGCGTCGCCGAACGACATCCGCAGTTGGTCGTACGGCGAAGTGCGCAAGCCGGAGACGATCAACTACCGCACCTATCGCGCGGAGAAGGACGGTCTGTTCTGCGAGCGCATCTTCGGCCCCGAGCGGGACTGGGAGTGCTTCTGCGGCAAGTACAAGGGCACAAAGCACAAGGGCATGATCTGCGACCGTTGCGGCGTGAAGGTCACGCACAGCCGCGTGCGCCGCAAGCGCATGGGGCACATCAATCTCGCCGCGCCGATCGTGCACATCTGGTTTTTCAAGGCCATGCCGTCGCGTCTTGGCGCGTTGCTGGACATGAAGACGTCGGACCTTGAGAAGATTGTGTACTTCCAGGACTACGTCGTCACCGATCCGAAGGACACGCAGCTCAAGCTGGGCCAGGTGCTGTCGGAAGAGGACTACCGCAGCGCGATTGAGAAGTACGGCGACGATTTCGACGCGCAGATCGGCGCGGAAGCCGTCAAGACGCTGTTGTCGCGCATGGACCTCAAGACCTTGAGTGTCCAACTGCGGGAAGACATTGCCAACACCAACAGCAAGCAGAAGATCAAGGATCTTTCCAAGCGGCTGAAGATCGTTGAGAGCCTTCGCAACAGCATCAACGACCCGACGTGGATGGTCATGGACGTGATTCCGGTCATCCCGCCGGACCTTCGTCCGCTGGTTCTGCTTGACAGCGGCAACTTTGCCACAAGCGACCTGAACGACCTGTACCGCCGCATCATCAACCGAAACAACCGTCTCAAGAAGCTCATCGACCTCAACGCGCCCGAAGTCATCATTCGCAACGAAAAGCGTATGCTGCAACAGGCCGTCGATGCCTTGTTCGACAACGGACGATGTCGCCGGCCCGTGCTTGGTTCGTCGAACCGCCCGCTCAAGTCACTGACCGACATGATCAAGGGCAAGCAGGGCCGCTTCCGTGAGAACCTGCTCGGCAAGCGCGTCGATTACTCGGCGCGAAGCGTCATTGTCGTCGGCCCGGAGCTTAAGCTGCATCAGTGCGGCCTGCCCAAGAAGATCGCGCTCGAACTCTATCAGCCGTTCATCATTCGCCGGTTGAAGGAGCGCGGCCTGGCCGACACGATCAAGTCCGCCAAGAAGATGCTCGAGCGGCGCGACCAGGAAATCTGGGACATTCTCGAAAGCGTGATTTACCAGCATCCGGTGCTGCTCAATCGCGCGCCGACGCTGCACCGAATGGGCATTCAGGCGTTCGAGCCGGTGCTCGTCGAAGGCAACGCGATCAAGATTCACCCGCTCGTCTGCAAGGGTTTCAACGCCGACTTCGACGGCGACCAGATGGCCGTGCACCTGCCCCTGTCGATCGAGGCGCAGGTCGAGGCGCACGTGCTGATGATGGCGACGAACAACATCTTCAGCCCGGCCAGCGGCTCGCCCATCATGTCGCCCAGTCAAGACATCGTCATGGGCATTTTCTACCTGACCTGTGACCATGCCACCGAGGCGACACAAAAGCCGCGGCGCACCTTCATGACGCCGACGGAGGCCTTCCTGGCGTACGAGCTGGGCAAAGTCTCGATCCACGAGGCGATTCGTGTTCGCGTCGAGCGCACGCGCATGGTCGAGGGTCAGAAGAAGATGCCCATCGACATGCCCAAGGATCGCATCATCACGACGACGGTCGGCCGGCTGATCTTTAATGACATCCTGCCGACGCAGATGCCGTTCTACAACTACCCGCTCACGGGCAAGGGCAGCGGTCGCGTCATCGCCGATTGCTACGCCTTGTTGGGACGCGGCGAGACCATCGACCTGCTCGATCGCATCAAGGAACTGGGCTTTAAGCGCAGCACGCTGGCCGGCCTGTCGTTCGGTCTGAATGACATGCGCATTCCGGACCGCAAGAAGGGCATTATCGAGGAAGCCCAGAAGAAGGTTGACCGCATCACGCGCGCCTTCCAGGGCGGCGCCATCACCGACATGGAGCGATACAACGCCCTGATCGATATCTGGGTGCACGTGCGCGAAGCGGTGACCGAGGCGATGATGGCCGATCTCAAGGCCGACTTCCGCACGCCCGACGGCAAGTATGCCAAGTCGTCGGATGAAGGCGCCAAGAAGTACCTGAACCCGATTTACCTGATGACTGACTCCGGCGCGCGCGGCAGCGTCGATCAGATTCGCCAGCTTGCCGGCATGCGCGCCCTGATGGCCAAGCCCAGCGGCGAAATTATCGAGACGCCGATCAAGGCGAACTTCCGTGAAGGCTTGAGCGTGTTGGAGTACTTCAGCTCGACGCACGGCGCGCGAAAGGGACTCGCCGATACGGCGCTCAAGACGGCCGATTCGGGTTACCTGACGCGCAAGCTGGCCGACGTGGCCCAAAACGTCATCGTGTCGTGCCATGATTGCAACACGATCCACGGCATCACCAAGGGCGTGTTGTACAAGGGCGAAGAAGTGGACATCGCCCTGGCCGAGTCGATCGTCGGCCGTGTGGCGCGAGACACGATTCGCCATCCGGTGACGGATGAAATCATCGTGCGTGAGAACGACGTGATCACCGGTGAGATCGCGCGGCGCATCGAAAGCCAACCGGCCGAGGGCGGCCTGGGGCTTGAGAAGGTACGCGTGCGCAGCCCGTTGACCTGCGACGCGGGGCAGGGCGTTTGTGCCCTTTGCTACGGCATCGATATGTCGACCGGCAAACTGGTCGAGCGCGGCATGGCGGTGGGCATCATCGGCGCCCAGTCGATCGGTGAGCCCGGTACGCAGTTGACCATGCGAACCTTCCACACGGGTGGCGTCGCGAGCCGGTCGGTCATCGAGAGCGAAATCAAGTGCAGCGTCGGCGGTCGCGTGCAGTTCCACGACCTCAAGGCCGTCGAGATGGAAGACCCCGAGACGAAGGAAATGCATCTCGTCGTGCTGAAGCGCAACGGGGAAATCTCCATCGTCGATGAGAAGAGCCGCGAACTCGAGCGCCACAAGATTCCATACGGTGCCCGTGTGTTTGTGCGCGACGGCGGCGAGGTCAAGGCCCGCAGCACGCTGGTCCAGTGGGACCCGCACTTGACGCCGATTCTGGCCGAGGCGTCCGGCTTCATCCGTTTCCAGGATGTCATCGAGGGCGAAACGGTCCGGCTGGAGAGCGAAGGCAAGGCTTCGAAGTACGTCGTGGTCGAGCACCGCGGCGACAAGAACCCGCAGGTTGTCATCGAAGACAAGGACGGCAAGATCATCGAGTATCACTACCTGCCGGCCAAGGCTCGTATCGAAGTGACCGAGAAGCAGGAAGTGAAGGCCGGCTGGCTGCTGGCGCGGCGTCCCCGCGAGCTGGCGGGCACGCAGGACATCACCGGCGGTCTGCCGCGCGTCACGGAGATTTTCGAGGCGCGCAAGCCGAAAGAGCCGGCCGTCATGGCCGAGATTTCCGGTACGATCGAGATTCGCAGCGACAAGCGTCGCGGAAAGATGACAATCGTCGTCAAGCCCGACACGAAGGAGCTGGAGCCGCGCGATCATCACGTCCCGCAGGACAAGCACCTGCTGGTCCACGCCGGCGACCGGGTGGAAGCGGGCGACCCGCTTTGCGACGGCCCGCTCGTGCCGCACGACATTCTCACGATCAAGGGTGAAGAGGCGCTGCACCAGTACCTGTTGCACGAGGTGCAGTCGGTTTATCGCTCGCAGAACGTGAGCATCAACGACAAGCACATCGAGACGATCATCCGGCAGATGTTGCGGAAGTTGAAGGTGGATCAGCCGGGCGATTCCAATTTGCTTCCCAGCGAGGTCGTGGACAAGTTCCGCTTCCGCACGGAGAACCAGCGACTTGCCAAGAGCGTGCGCATCAAGGACCCCGGCGATTCCAAGTTCCACGAGGGACAGATCGTCTCGCGCGAAGAGTTGAACAAGATCAACGACGATCTGGAAGCTTCCGGTAAGGCCCCCGCCAAGGGCGGCAAGCCGCGACCGGCCACCGCGTCGGCTGTCCTGCTCGGCATCACCAAGGCGGCGCTGCAAAGCGAGTCGTTCATCTCGGCGGCCAGCTTCCAGGAGACGACTAAGGTCCTGACCGAAGCGGCATTGGGAAGCGCCATCGATCGCCTGACGGGTCTGAAGGAGAACGTCATCCTCGGTCACCTGATCCCGGCGGGCACGGCATTCAAGTCGTTCCAGGAGATGAACGTCGAGATTCTCGGCGAGCCGATTGCCGAGCCGCAGATGCCCGTGCGGATGCCCGAGCTGATCGGCGGCCCCAACCCGGACGACCTCGAAGGCGCCCGGGAGGAGTTGGCCCGAGTCGTCTCGAAGGCATCCGCGCCGCTCGAAGGAATTCAGGGCATGGGTGAGGGCGGGACAGGCGCATCCACCGCCGTGGAACAGAACGAACCGTAG
- the rpsL gene encoding 30S ribosomal protein S12 — MPTINQLCANPRRAETRKSKSRDLENSPQRRGVCLIVKTMTPKKPNSALRKVARVRLSNGREVTAYIPGIGHNLQEHSIVLVRGGRVRDLPGIRYHILRGVLDCASVEDQDKFGVRRNKSRSKYGTKRKK, encoded by the coding sequence ATGCCAACGATTAACCAGTTGTGTGCGAACCCCCGGCGAGCGGAAACACGCAAGAGCAAATCGCGCGATTTGGAGAACTCGCCGCAGCGGCGAGGCGTGTGCCTGATCGTCAAAACAATGACGCCCAAGAAGCCGAACTCGGCTTTGCGGAAGGTCGCTCGTGTCCGCCTGTCCAACGGGCGCGAAGTGACGGCCTACATCCCGGGCATCGGGCACAACCTGCAGGAGCACTCCATCGTGCTGGTGCGCGGCGGCCGCGTGCGCGATCTGCCGGGCATTCGGTATCACATCCTTCGCGGCGTGCTCGACTGCGCCAGCGTCGAGGATCAGGACAAGTTCGGTGTGCGACGGAACAAGTCGCGCAGCAAGTACGGCACCAAGCGTAAGAAGTAA
- the rpoB gene encoding DNA-directed RNA polymerase subunit beta produces the protein MTINSREIRNFGKVGDALPIPNLIAIQVESYKRFLQAEVHPEKRTPTGLEGLLREVFPIASYDENIVLNYQDYELGKPRYTPDECRQLRLTYGMPLRVACSLHRKDKDEVTAERIYLGEIPIMIGGGEFIINGAERVIVSQLHRSPGVDFIKETLEADRPLHACRIIPERGSWIEINITRRDVMAVRIDQSGKIPATCFLRAMDHAYGTDEQIIRAFYQTKVVRTSALKPDMYVVSDVWPDGDVADSSEPLVRAGCQIGDAVGRIQATSLKQIEVIEHVADPLILNTLAEDSCHSHEDALMKIYKALRPGNPAQLDKAVKLFHEKFYDENRYRLGRVGRFRINRKFGLSLPTSFNTLTTADFVACLRYLLDLRSQERVGFSIPKRVPFELCMLKWTRELCEQVSAYQMKGNKPKDPKEGVVLGELDAVRDGRKKLAPADVLKELLRQVRSINDAPGEWVPTATINLDVMRPLLGRTKSDPGRDSEVNKAARDFIVSTIRTRAVRIIEGIEAYLNCEKIAHPDLAQLEFINYYARPGQIYTFDDETSKKSAAAMEAEVESEWRELFGNTARHIAFEAFEKTNDVLDKYGQKDQLSIGNVHEYAWKMTRVIVQEDDIDHLGNRRLRTIDELACDEIRKGFLKLRRTVQERMSMREPDQLGKIAELVNSKAISGAIEYFFGRGELSQVVDQTNPLSQLTHERRLSALGPGGLNRKRAGFEVRDVHISHYGRICPIETPEGTNIGLIASLSIYSAVDEYGFLITPYRKVDKNHAVNGVSEFLRADEEMKTVLVPPDAVDIKTSRVSGDHIMARVRGDLAVVNSTDVEYVDISPKQTVGVSASLIPFLEHDDANRALMGSNMQRQAVPLLITDPPVVATGMERIVAQNSGMVVQARQNGTVTFVDATRIVIDNTDEYELRKFQGLNERTCLNQVPIVALGDKVKKGQIIADGPATRQGELALGRNVLAAFLTYDGYNFEDAILISERLVQNDTFTSIHIEEHDIEIRETKLGREEFTRDIPNVSERALRNLDESGIVRIGTEVGPGDILVGKVSPKSKSELSPEEKLLHAIFGRAGEDVKNDSLEVPSGIYGTVIDTKRFSRRTNVSEEQKRLLNKRMKDMRTAFNAKVISIFRQMIEEMEAVAGQPIVDPNTKQVVGRSDIQEVVMEQIGEPGNWAFDLKWVKPAPKRDECEPIYRKYWASIEEHLAERDRKLAQVKRGDELPPGVLEMVKVYTATKRRLSVGDKMAGRHGNKGVIAKILPVEDMPYLEDGTPIDILLNPLGVPSRMNVGQILETHLGWAARILGFQAITPVFDGCKESEIHAAVEEANRKVAELAADAKVVAGADKDRLILSKMPFGGKVRLSDGRTGDLLDQPVTVGYMYMMKLHHLVDDKIHARATGPYSLITQQPLGGKARTGGQRFGEMEVWGLEAYGSAYILQELLTVKSDDVEGRTKIYESMVKGENTLEAGTPVSFDVLCNEIRGLGMNIQLEKGRTI, from the coding sequence ATGACCATCAACTCCAGAGAGATTCGAAACTTCGGCAAGGTTGGTGACGCGCTTCCGATTCCCAACCTGATCGCGATTCAGGTGGAGTCGTACAAGCGATTCCTGCAGGCCGAAGTCCACCCGGAGAAGCGCACGCCAACCGGGTTGGAGGGCTTGCTGCGCGAAGTTTTCCCGATCGCCAGCTACGACGAGAACATCGTCCTGAATTACCAGGACTACGAGCTGGGCAAACCGCGCTACACACCTGACGAGTGTCGCCAACTGCGGCTTACCTACGGCATGCCGCTGCGCGTCGCGTGCAGCCTGCATCGCAAGGACAAGGACGAAGTCACCGCGGAGCGCATCTATCTCGGCGAGATCCCGATCATGATCGGCGGCGGGGAGTTCATCATCAACGGCGCCGAGCGCGTCATCGTCTCCCAGTTGCACCGCTCGCCGGGTGTTGACTTCATCAAAGAGACGCTGGAAGCCGATCGGCCGCTGCATGCCTGCCGCATCATCCCCGAGCGCGGAAGCTGGATCGAAATCAACATCACGCGCCGCGATGTCATGGCGGTGCGCATTGACCAATCCGGCAAGATTCCCGCGACCTGCTTCCTCCGGGCGATGGATCATGCCTACGGCACCGATGAGCAGATCATCCGCGCGTTCTACCAGACCAAGGTCGTTCGCACGTCGGCGCTCAAGCCCGACATGTACGTCGTGTCCGACGTCTGGCCCGATGGCGATGTCGCCGACAGCAGCGAGCCGCTTGTACGGGCCGGCTGCCAGATCGGCGATGCGGTTGGACGCATTCAGGCGACCAGCCTCAAGCAGATTGAAGTGATTGAGCACGTCGCCGACCCGCTGATCCTCAACACGCTCGCCGAAGACAGCTGTCACAGCCACGAAGATGCCCTGATGAAGATTTACAAGGCGCTTCGACCCGGCAATCCGGCCCAGCTCGACAAGGCCGTCAAGCTCTTCCATGAGAAGTTTTACGACGAGAATCGCTATCGCCTCGGGCGCGTCGGGCGATTCCGAATCAATCGCAAGTTCGGCCTGTCGCTCCCGACTTCGTTCAACACGCTGACGACGGCGGATTTCGTCGCCTGTCTGCGATACCTGCTTGACCTGCGGAGCCAGGAGCGGGTCGGATTCAGCATCCCCAAGCGGGTGCCGTTCGAACTGTGCATGCTGAAGTGGACGCGCGAGCTGTGCGAACAGGTCTCCGCCTATCAGATGAAGGGCAACAAGCCCAAGGACCCCAAAGAGGGTGTGGTCCTCGGCGAACTGGACGCGGTGCGGGACGGCCGCAAGAAGCTCGCCCCGGCCGACGTGCTCAAGGAACTGTTGCGCCAGGTGCGCAGCATCAACGACGCCCCCGGCGAATGGGTCCCGACGGCGACGATCAATCTCGATGTCATGCGGCCTCTGCTGGGGCGGACGAAGTCCGATCCCGGTCGCGACAGCGAGGTCAATAAGGCGGCGCGCGATTTCATCGTATCCACGATTCGCACCCGCGCCGTGCGGATCATCGAGGGCATCGAGGCCTACCTGAACTGCGAGAAGATCGCCCATCCGGACCTCGCGCAGCTGGAGTTCATCAACTACTACGCCCGGCCCGGGCAGATTTATACGTTCGACGACGAGACGTCGAAGAAGTCGGCGGCCGCGATGGAGGCCGAGGTGGAGTCCGAATGGCGCGAGTTGTTCGGCAACACCGCCCGACACATCGCCTTCGAAGCGTTCGAGAAGACCAACGACGTGCTCGACAAGTACGGCCAGAAGGATCAGCTTTCGATCGGCAATGTGCACGAGTACGCCTGGAAAATGACGCGCGTCATTGTGCAGGAAGACGACATCGATCACCTCGGCAATCGTCGCCTGCGAACGATAGACGAACTCGCATGCGATGAGATTCGCAAGGGCTTCCTGAAGCTGCGCCGCACCGTGCAGGAGCGCATGAGCATGCGCGAGCCGGACCAGCTTGGAAAAATCGCCGAACTGGTGAACTCCAAGGCCATCTCCGGAGCGATCGAGTACTTCTTCGGCCGCGGCGAGTTGTCGCAAGTCGTGGATCAGACCAACCCGCTAAGCCAGTTGACGCATGAGCGGCGCTTGTCGGCCCTCGGCCCCGGCGGTCTGAACCGCAAGCGAGCCGGCTTTGAAGTGCGCGACGTGCACATTTCTCACTACGGCCGCATCTGCCCGATCGAAACGCCAGAAGGCACGAACATCGGCCTCATTGCGTCGTTGAGCATTTACTCGGCCGTGGATGAATACGGATTCCTCATTACGCCGTACCGCAAGGTGGATAAGAACCACGCGGTGAACGGGGTGAGCGAATTCCTCCGCGCCGACGAAGAGATGAAAACCGTTCTGGTTCCGCCCGATGCCGTCGACATCAAGACCAGCCGGGTGTCAGGCGATCACATCATGGCGCGAGTTCGCGGCGACTTGGCCGTGGTCAACAGCACCGATGTGGAATACGTCGATATCTCGCCGAAGCAGACGGTCGGCGTTTCAGCATCGTTGATTCCCTTCCTCGAGCACGACGACGCCAACCGCGCGCTGATGGGCAGCAACATGCAGCGCCAGGCGGTGCCGTTGCTCATCACCGATCCGCCGGTCGTGGCGACGGGCATGGAACGCATCGTCGCGCAGAACAGCGGCATGGTCGTTCAGGCGCGGCAGAACGGCACGGTCACCTTTGTCGATGCGACGCGAATCGTCATCGACAACACCGACGAATACGAATTGCGCAAGTTCCAGGGACTCAACGAGCGCACCTGCCTGAACCAGGTACCGATCGTCGCCCTGGGCGACAAGGTGAAGAAGGGGCAGATCATCGCCGATGGTCCGGCCACGCGACAGGGCGAGCTGGCGCTGGGTCGCAACGTTCTCGCGGCGTTCCTCACCTACGACGGCTACAACTTCGAGGACGCCATTCTGATCTCCGAGCGGCTCGTCCAGAACGACACCTTCACGAGCATTCACATCGAAGAACACGACATTGAAATTCGTGAGACCAAACTGGGCCGCGAAGAGTTCACACGCGACATTCCCAACGTGTCGGAGCGAGCGCTGCGGAATCTCGACGAGAGCGGCATCGTTCGAATCGGCACCGAGGTCGGCCCCGGCGACATCCTCGTCGGAAAGGTCTCGCCGAAGAGCAAGAGCGAACTATCACCCGAAGAAAAGCTGCTGCACGCGATCTTCGGCCGCGCCGGCGAAGACGTAAAGAACGACTCGCTGGAAGTGCCCAGCGGCATTTACGGCACGGTGATCGACACCAAGCGCTTCAGCCGTCGGACGAACGTCTCCGAGGAGCAGAAGCGGCTGCTGAACAAGCGCATGAAGGACATGCGCACCGCCTTCAACGCAAAGGTCATCAGCATTTTCCGACAGATGATCGAGGAGATGGAAGCGGTCGCCGGCCAGCCGATTGTCGACCCGAACACGAAGCAGGTGGTCGGCCGCAGCGACATTCAGGAAGTCGTCATGGAGCAGATCGGCGAGCCGGGCAACTGGGCGTTTGATCTGAAGTGGGTCAAGCCCGCGCCCAAGCGCGACGAGTGCGAACCGATCTATCGCAAGTACTGGGCCAGCATCGAAGAACATCTCGCCGAGCGTGATCGCAAGCTCGCGCAGGTCAAGCGCGGCGATGAACTGCCGCCCGGCGTGCTGGAGATGGTGAAGGTCTACACGGCCACGAAGCGCCGCCTGTCCGTGGGCGACAAGATGGCCGGTCGACACGGCAACAAGGGCGTCATCGCCAAGATTCTTCCGGTCGAGGACATGCCCTATCTGGAAGACGGCACGCCGATCGACATTCTGCTGAATCCGCTGGGCGTGCCCAGTCGTATGAACGTCGGCCAGATTCTTGAAACGCACCTGGGCTGGGCGGCGCGCATCCTCGGTTTCCAGGCGATCACACCGGTCTTCGACGGTTGCAAGGAGTCGGAGATTCACGCGGCGGTCGAGGAGGCGAACCGCAAGGTCGCCGAGTTGGCGGCGGATGCGAAGGTGGTGGCCGGCGCCGACAAGGATCGGCTGATCTTGAGCAAGATGCCGTTCGGCGGAAAGGTCCGATTGTCCGACGGTCGGACGGGCGACTTGCTCGATCAACCGGTGACCGTGGGCTACATGTACATGATGAAGCTGCACCACCTCGTGGACGACAAGATTCACGCGCGTGCGACCGGTCCTTACTCGCTGATCACGCAGCAGCCGCTGGGCGGCAAGGCGCGAACCGGCGGTCAGCGCTTCGGAGAAATGGAAGTGTGGGGTCTGGAAGCGTACGGCTCGGCATACATCCTTCAGGAGTTGCTGACGGTGAAGAGCGACGACGTGGAAGGCCGCACAAAGATCTACGAGTCGATGGTCAAGGGCGAGAACACGCTCGAGGCCGGCACGCCGGTGAGCTTCGACGTGTTGTGCAACGAGATTCGCGGATTGGGCATGAACATCCAGCTTGAGAAAGGTCGGACGATTTAG